A stretch of the Thalassotalea euphylliae genome encodes the following:
- the cmoA gene encoding carboxy-S-adenosyl-L-methionine synthase CmoA, whose amino-acid sequence MQKNDTDLIYSNPHSQVKDFTFDAQVVEVFPDMISRSVPGYNTIIDTIGRLSQKYVQDNSTVYDLGCSLGAATLAMRRAITASDAKIIGIDNSQAMVERCQMHVAAFKGNTPVEIFNDNIENVDIKNASMVVLNFTLQFIENEKRQALIDKIYQGLKPGGLLVLSEKIAHQNDQTNELLIDLHHDFKRANGYSELEIAQKRTALENVMRPDSLEDHFERLSQAGFINVSQWFQCFNFLSVVAFKGA is encoded by the coding sequence ATGCAAAAAAACGACACCGACTTAATCTATTCAAACCCACATAGCCAAGTCAAAGATTTCACCTTTGATGCGCAAGTGGTTGAAGTTTTTCCTGATATGATCAGTCGATCAGTGCCCGGCTACAATACCATCATTGACACGATTGGGCGTCTTAGTCAGAAATATGTGCAAGACAACTCAACGGTTTACGACCTAGGTTGCTCGCTAGGCGCAGCTACCTTAGCGATGCGCAGAGCCATTACTGCCAGTGACGCGAAAATCATCGGCATTGATAATTCTCAGGCGATGGTTGAGCGCTGCCAAATGCATGTCGCGGCGTTTAAAGGCAACACACCTGTCGAAATATTTAATGACAACATTGAAAACGTAGATATTAAAAACGCTTCAATGGTGGTACTTAATTTCACGTTACAGTTTATCGAAAACGAAAAACGCCAAGCCCTGATCGATAAGATTTACCAAGGCTTAAAACCGGGTGGTTTATTAGTATTGTCTGAAAAGATTGCCCACCAAAATGATCAAACCAATGAGTTATTGATTGATTTGCATCACGACTTTAAACGCGCCAATGGTTACAGCGAATTAGAAATTGCACAAAAGCGCACAGCCCTTGAAAACGTGATGCGTCCAGACTCATTAGAAGATCATTTCGAGCGCTTATCTCAAGCAGGCTTTATAAATGTTAGCCAATGGTTTCAGTGTTTTAATTTCTTATCCGTCGTGGCTTTTAAAGGTGCTTAA
- the cmoB gene encoding tRNA 5-methoxyuridine(34)/uridine 5-oxyacetic acid(34) synthase CmoB codes for MSQYNSFYQAIAGNRLSHWLDTLPAQLTDWQKNHLHGEYAQWQKVIEQLPVTETDHLDIKNSVTVGLAEEIEPGQLKRLEHMLKKLKPWRKGPYHIHGLHIDTEWRSDFKWDRLAPHISDLSNRYVLDIGCGSGYHLWRMRGAGAKFVVGVDPTQLFVTQFNAIQHFIKDNGVHLLPLGVEQLPELNAFDTVFAMGVLYHRRSPIDFIYQLKSQLVKGGELVLETLIVDGDENTVLVPGERYAKMRNVWFLPSGEAMCAWLERCGFSNVRMVNTDVTDLAEQRKTDWIDTESLKDFLDPNDPSKTIEGYPAPKRAIFIANK; via the coding sequence ATGAGCCAATACAACTCTTTCTACCAAGCGATCGCCGGTAATCGATTAAGCCATTGGTTAGATACCTTACCTGCTCAACTGACAGACTGGCAAAAAAATCATTTGCACGGTGAATATGCCCAATGGCAAAAAGTTATTGAACAACTGCCCGTTACGGAAACTGACCACCTTGATATTAAAAACAGTGTCACAGTTGGTTTGGCAGAAGAAATTGAACCAGGCCAACTTAAACGCCTAGAACATATGCTGAAAAAGCTAAAACCTTGGCGTAAAGGGCCCTATCATATTCATGGCCTACACATTGATACTGAATGGCGCTCGGATTTCAAATGGGATCGCCTAGCACCCCATATTAGCGACCTGAGTAACCGTTATGTACTCGATATTGGCTGTGGTAGTGGTTATCACTTATGGCGAATGCGCGGCGCTGGCGCGAAATTTGTTGTTGGCGTTGATCCAACCCAGCTATTCGTCACCCAATTCAATGCTATTCAACACTTTATCAAAGATAACGGTGTTCACCTGCTGCCATTAGGCGTTGAGCAACTACCAGAACTAAATGCCTTTGATACAGTTTTTGCCATGGGTGTGCTTTATCATCGCCGCTCACCTATCGATTTTATTTATCAACTTAAATCGCAGCTAGTTAAAGGTGGCGAGCTAGTGCTCGAAACCTTGATTGTTGATGGTGATGAAAATACTGTATTAGTGCCCGGCGAGCGTTACGCCAAAATGCGCAATGTATGGTTCTTACCCAGTGGCGAAGCCATGTGTGCTTGGCTTGAACGTTGTGGCTTTAGCAATGTTCGCATGGTTAATACCGATGTTACCGACCTTGCCGAGCAGCGCAAAACAGATTGGATTGATACTGAGTCATTAAAAGATTTTCTCGACCCGAACGACCCAAGCAAGACGATTGAAGGCTACCCTGCCCCTAAACGCGCGATATTTATCGCCAATAAATAG
- a CDS encoding anti-phage deoxyguanosine triphosphatase — protein MNSDWLARRSTSTKKRQQDHRSPFQRDRARILHSAAFRRLQSKTQVISSGQSDFYRTRLTHSLEAAQIGSGITAQLRSKYPDLAAQLFPDDDTLIEALCLAHDIGHPPFGHGGEVALHYMMRKHGGFEGNGQTLRIVARLEPFSECHGMNLSRRTLLGLIKYPQLIDNLVHKVPNQAPVSYRQLQARHWHPPKGLYQDDSDIIDWILAPLSSNDRDLFQTIVTRDNMHSRTCYKSLDCSIMELADDIAYGIHDLEDAIVTGVVNRNDFDEHVIKPLLDIGEGWLTNYCDGLTDKLFSEHHYLQKDAIGGLVNYLITAIELLPVNTNAQEFAEPLLRYNAKLPAEQANVLDIFKNFVLTFVVRLPAIQRIEYRGQQVVMELFEALSSDPERLLPTSTAKRWRAASDNDENAYRVIADYVAGMTDGYATRLYQTLFLPISTGDNYDAHS, from the coding sequence ATGAACTCAGATTGGTTAGCACGTCGCTCAACAAGCACTAAAAAACGCCAGCAAGATCACCGTAGTCCATTTCAAAGAGACAGAGCCAGAATTCTGCACTCTGCTGCGTTTCGCCGTCTGCAATCTAAAACACAAGTGATCAGCTCTGGGCAAAGCGATTTTTACCGCACCCGACTAACCCACTCACTTGAAGCCGCGCAAATTGGCTCCGGCATTACTGCACAGCTTAGGTCGAAATATCCCGATTTAGCAGCGCAATTATTTCCCGACGATGACACCTTAATTGAAGCACTTTGTTTGGCACATGATATTGGCCACCCGCCATTTGGTCACGGTGGTGAAGTGGCACTGCATTATATGATGCGCAAGCACGGTGGCTTTGAAGGCAATGGGCAAACATTGCGTATTGTGGCGCGCCTAGAGCCATTTAGCGAGTGTCACGGTATGAATTTATCGCGTCGCACACTACTGGGTTTAATCAAGTATCCGCAACTCATCGACAACTTGGTGCACAAAGTTCCCAATCAAGCACCTGTTAGTTATCGTCAGTTGCAAGCGCGTCATTGGCACCCGCCTAAAGGGTTATATCAAGATGACAGTGACATTATTGACTGGATACTCGCGCCACTTTCATCCAATGATAGAGACTTATTCCAAACCATAGTGACACGTGACAACATGCATAGCAGAACCTGCTATAAATCGTTGGACTGTTCAATTATGGAACTCGCTGACGATATTGCCTATGGAATTCATGATCTAGAAGATGCCATCGTAACTGGGGTTGTTAACCGCAACGATTTTGACGAACACGTAATTAAACCTTTGCTCGATATTGGCGAAGGCTGGCTGACCAACTATTGCGATGGGCTAACCGATAAACTCTTTTCTGAGCATCATTATTTGCAAAAGGACGCTATCGGGGGGCTCGTCAACTACTTAATCACGGCTATCGAGTTACTTCCAGTCAACACAAATGCGCAAGAGTTTGCTGAGCCGCTGTTAAGATACAATGCTAAATTGCCAGCAGAGCAGGCAAATGTGCTCGATATTTTTAAAAACTTCGTTTTAACTTTTGTTGTTAGGCTGCCAGCTATTCAACGTATCGAATATCGAGGTCAGCAAGTGGTGATGGAGTTATTCGAAGCACTTTCGTCTGACCCAGAGCGTTTACTGCCAACAAGCACAGCTAAGCGTTGGCGAGCCGCGAGCGACAATGATGAAAATGCCTATCGCGTTATCGCTGATTATGTTGCCGGCATGACTGACGGTTACGCAACGCGCCTGTATCAAACGTTATTTTTACCGATTAGCACAGGTGATAATTACGACGCGCACAGCTAA
- a CDS encoding TonB-dependent receptor domain-containing protein — MFKLKKVSESLLLAIASYGMATTVSYAQEAPQEEEIERISIVGSNIKRASDIGALPVTAMTEQDIENTAAITGDELLRSIPQIGEVNFGASTGNGGVNDARGDVSSINLRGVGTGNTLTLLNGRRLVTHPGTQSENFVPVSTVNSNTLPVSGLRSLEILRDGAAAIYGSDAVAGVVNYALQDDYEGNKLSLSYGQSEGTPLDELTFSYLTGFDVGDKTHVTASVAYYSRDGMMASERRYSRSHDLRNFPTLPEEFIGDTQLDNRTTATPWGDFVSDSLGRFHLQPADMAPGDCVVDLAGGVCADSGSFPRDLRFDRGTTRSLVSDVDRFNFYTYITHDLGNDMELFAEAIYYEANAERTREQTPNLTSQRFTVAADAAFNPFGEEVLVRSYRPLDAGPRNIEVDDTSYRALLGLKGEWGDWYWETAAFYTAAETNDKANRVNAILFQEAVNSTDPSTAYNIFTGGDVNNPNEGDSTLNPQSVIDSFITTVRRDSETELASIDFKASNEALFSLPTGDVGVALGLEFRHEGFEDDRDPLLDGSSPFTNLVTGATRQDASSVLGSSPTPDSKGSRNVASAFVEFIAPLIDSDSQYLEMQLAARYEDFSDVGGSGLKPKVALFWVPADWISLRASYAEGFRAPGLPQVTAEGVPRANTIYDPVQDRSYSVVDVRSGTTDLEPEDDENTSFGIVLEPTESLTITADWWKIEQEDLVGILPGASHLALDFVRRSQGSTNSAVERDPVSGDVIRINNEYLNLGKREISGIDFSVIYDFETDFGDFEFTVNAAHLKKFDQEPSDIDSELIAFNEAGGFPQPIIIQGAGDLLKQNGRPEWRGRASINWRYEQWGAGINSNYVGSVIDTSTTATVDGEVIELPVDSMTTTNVYVDYRIEGSDSLLDGSKIRFTVRNISDQEPPLADELAHGYFGALHSNRGRYFNLSYSKEF; from the coding sequence ATGTTTAAGTTAAAGAAAGTCTCAGAATCTTTATTGTTGGCAATCGCCAGTTACGGTATGGCAACTACGGTAAGTTACGCACAAGAAGCTCCTCAAGAAGAAGAGATTGAACGTATCTCGATTGTTGGTTCGAATATTAAGCGAGCTTCTGACATTGGTGCTTTGCCCGTCACAGCGATGACAGAGCAAGACATTGAAAATACCGCAGCTATAACGGGTGATGAACTATTGCGTTCAATCCCACAAATTGGTGAAGTGAACTTTGGTGCTTCAACCGGTAATGGTGGTGTAAATGATGCGCGTGGTGATGTTTCATCGATTAACTTACGCGGTGTTGGCACAGGTAACACGCTAACCTTGTTAAATGGCCGCCGTTTGGTTACTCACCCAGGTACACAGTCAGAGAACTTTGTTCCTGTTTCTACAGTTAACTCGAATACCTTGCCTGTTTCAGGCCTTCGTTCACTAGAAATATTACGTGATGGTGCGGCAGCGATTTATGGTTCGGATGCCGTTGCTGGTGTTGTGAACTACGCACTACAAGATGATTATGAAGGCAATAAATTGAGCCTTTCTTACGGCCAGTCTGAAGGCACACCGTTAGATGAACTGACATTTAGCTACTTAACAGGCTTTGATGTTGGCGATAAAACTCATGTTACAGCCTCTGTCGCTTACTACAGCCGTGACGGTATGATGGCAAGCGAGCGCAGATATTCACGTAGCCATGATCTCAGAAACTTCCCAACGTTGCCTGAAGAGTTTATTGGTGATACTCAACTCGACAATAGAACCACTGCAACTCCATGGGGTGATTTTGTGTCAGATTCACTTGGTCGTTTCCACTTGCAGCCAGCGGATATGGCACCTGGCGACTGTGTGGTTGACTTAGCAGGTGGTGTTTGTGCCGATAGTGGCAGTTTCCCTCGTGATTTGCGTTTTGACCGCGGTACAACTCGTTCGTTAGTGTCAGATGTTGATCGTTTTAATTTCTACACCTATATCACTCATGATTTGGGCAATGATATGGAGTTATTTGCTGAGGCTATTTATTACGAAGCCAATGCCGAGCGAACTCGTGAACAAACACCAAACTTAACCTCTCAGCGTTTTACGGTAGCAGCAGATGCGGCATTTAACCCGTTTGGCGAAGAAGTGCTAGTGCGCAGCTATCGTCCACTAGATGCTGGTCCTCGTAATATCGAAGTTGATGATACAAGCTATCGCGCATTACTTGGCTTGAAAGGTGAGTGGGGTGATTGGTATTGGGAAACAGCAGCTTTCTATACAGCGGCGGAAACTAATGATAAAGCCAATCGCGTAAATGCTATTTTGTTCCAAGAAGCGGTGAACAGTACTGACCCTTCTACTGCCTATAACATCTTTACTGGTGGTGACGTTAACAACCCTAATGAAGGTGATTCGACGCTTAATCCACAAAGTGTTATCGATTCATTTATTACCACAGTGCGTCGTGACTCTGAAACTGAACTTGCTTCAATCGATTTCAAAGCCAGTAATGAAGCCCTTTTCAGCCTGCCGACAGGTGATGTGGGTGTGGCACTTGGGTTAGAGTTTAGACATGAAGGCTTTGAAGACGACCGCGATCCACTACTTGATGGTAGCAGCCCGTTTACTAACCTAGTTACAGGTGCAACACGTCAAGACGCGAGTAGCGTTTTAGGTAGTAGCCCAACACCGGACTCTAAAGGTAGCCGCAATGTCGCATCAGCTTTTGTTGAATTTATTGCACCGCTAATTGATAGTGACTCTCAATACCTAGAAATGCAGTTAGCTGCACGATACGAGGACTTTTCTGATGTTGGTGGCAGCGGCCTAAAACCTAAAGTGGCGTTATTTTGGGTACCAGCAGATTGGATTAGCTTACGTGCATCATATGCTGAAGGCTTTAGAGCGCCAGGTCTACCGCAAGTAACGGCTGAAGGTGTACCAAGAGCCAATACAATTTATGACCCAGTTCAAGACAGAAGTTACTCAGTTGTCGATGTACGTAGTGGTACAACAGACCTAGAGCCGGAAGATGACGAAAACACATCATTCGGTATCGTGCTTGAGCCAACTGAAAGCTTAACCATTACGGCGGACTGGTGGAAAATAGAGCAAGAAGACTTAGTGGGTATTTTACCTGGAGCTTCTCACCTAGCGTTAGATTTCGTGCGACGCTCGCAAGGCTCAACCAACTCAGCGGTAGAGCGTGATCCGGTAAGTGGTGACGTAATTCGTATTAATAATGAATATTTGAACTTAGGTAAGCGTGAAATATCAGGTATTGATTTCAGTGTGATTTACGACTTTGAAACGGACTTTGGTGACTTTGAGTTTACCGTTAACGCTGCACACTTGAAGAAGTTTGACCAAGAACCAAGTGATATTGATAGCGAGTTAATTGCCTTTAATGAAGCTGGTGGGTTCCCGCAACCGATTATTATTCAAGGCGCTGGTGACTTGCTTAAACAAAATGGTCGCCCAGAATGGCGTGGTCGAGCTTCAATTAACTGGCGCTATGAGCAATGGGGTGCAGGTATTAACTCTAACTATGTAGGCTCTGTGATTGATACCTCAACGACAGCGACTGTCGATGGCGAAGTGATTGAATTACCAGTTGATAGCATGACCACAACCAACGTGTATGTTGACTACCGTATTGAGGGCAGTGACAGCTTATTAGATGGCAGTAAAATACGCTTCACCGTTCGTAACATTTCAGACCAAGAGCCACCGCTAGCGGATGAGCTTGCCCACGGTTACTTTGGTGCCTTACACTCGAACCGAGGTCGTTACTTCAACTTGAGCTACTCAAAAGAGTTCTAG
- a CDS encoding VOC family protein, producing MSDENLGAIAWLDLTVENAQQTRDFYQQVVGWHAQSVDMDGYQDYAMAPTKIGEPVAGICHARGTNADLPAMWLPYFLVKNVEQAAADVKALGGVLCTQIKTMGNDRFVVIKDPAGAACALYEQGSS from the coding sequence GTGAGTGATGAGAACTTAGGCGCTATTGCTTGGCTTGATCTAACGGTTGAAAACGCTCAGCAAACACGAGACTTCTATCAACAAGTTGTTGGCTGGCATGCTCAATCCGTTGATATGGATGGTTATCAAGATTACGCCATGGCGCCAACAAAAATAGGTGAGCCTGTCGCTGGTATTTGTCATGCGCGAGGTACGAACGCCGACTTACCCGCAATGTGGTTGCCTTACTTTTTAGTTAAAAATGTCGAACAAGCTGCGGCTGATGTAAAAGCACTGGGTGGCGTTTTGTGCACGCAAATTAAAACCATGGGTAATGACAGATTTGTGGTCATTAAAGATCCAGCAGGTGCTGCTTGTGCACTTTATGAGCAAGGCTCAAGTTGA
- a CDS encoding protein kinase domain-containing protein, which translates to MTRKKLQHFYIAEEQSIYLLSHKDATKLKTWVELCQQQLNLLGYSNIELIGKGAYGFVFSGQGEALPDHQNPEHQKQQDKHEQQASHQLQDFVFKFSRLTLPQHVQDRFEEEAHMQRQICHPQVPKVIEYRKIKRQSVVQMTRAPGINLEQYSHQHGPLPPEQIVQFAIQLIELLTYLRGAKQNGEAKPIVHGDIKPSNLVFDEHTGQLHLVDWGSAVYAQIDAQGQTTANNVMDLMSGDLQHTNARLGDIYFIGPEQINGELSSPRFDEQGAAATLYALASGQSSRYGKQVIPASSLGLPKPLAQVLDGMLSEDMKTRQQAGDYFLKQIGFFKKLVLAEKPTEPLIEPLIPVWVRNSEALIDTVVYGSRKSFLREQSDDDSLTDVDDAQLEKYYKNYLSGMGDNEKAFVAAVSRLGNFPVVGGLAVRWQKEGVYIDSNLTLFDPSLKKSFQSAVNNMIYLAQGIFRIGMFKSCLFNARTTLHIERENEQEPFIANEKMTIPFDVSVVPELDDETRLHSYFEDGKDPDEYLRLPDEIMAELAKMNLIHHTGCIIFEVLPTHLKIHSYLMLLNHEKQAEFTKHLHNILKLLPNISGLGISGFMKLPYKDTRFFEHISQLPDKFYPKNPKLR; encoded by the coding sequence GTGACAAGAAAAAAACTACAACACTTTTATATTGCCGAAGAGCAATCCATCTATTTGCTAAGTCATAAAGATGCGACCAAGTTAAAGACTTGGGTTGAATTGTGCCAGCAGCAGTTAAATCTGTTGGGTTACAGCAATATCGAATTGATAGGTAAAGGAGCCTATGGTTTTGTGTTTTCGGGTCAAGGAGAAGCCTTGCCAGATCATCAAAACCCAGAACATCAAAAACAGCAAGACAAACACGAGCAACAAGCTAGCCATCAGTTACAAGACTTTGTGTTTAAGTTTTCTCGATTGACCTTACCCCAACATGTACAAGACAGGTTCGAAGAAGAAGCGCATATGCAGCGCCAAATTTGTCATCCGCAAGTGCCAAAGGTTATCGAATATCGAAAAATAAAGCGTCAATCTGTGGTGCAAATGACAAGGGCACCGGGAATTAACCTCGAACAATACTCCCATCAGCACGGGCCACTCCCTCCCGAACAAATAGTACAGTTCGCGATTCAGCTGATTGAGCTATTAACGTATTTGCGTGGCGCTAAACAAAATGGTGAGGCTAAGCCAATTGTGCACGGCGATATTAAGCCGTCTAATTTAGTGTTCGATGAGCATACAGGGCAACTGCACTTAGTGGACTGGGGCTCAGCTGTTTACGCACAGATAGACGCGCAGGGGCAGACTACTGCGAATAATGTCATGGATTTAATGAGTGGTGATTTGCAGCATACCAATGCTCGCTTAGGTGATATTTATTTTATCGGGCCAGAGCAAATCAATGGGGAGCTTTCCAGCCCTCGTTTTGACGAGCAAGGAGCCGCTGCTACTTTATATGCGCTTGCGTCAGGCCAATCTAGCCGTTATGGCAAACAAGTGATCCCCGCCAGCAGTTTAGGCTTGCCTAAGCCGCTGGCGCAAGTGCTCGACGGTATGTTGAGTGAAGATATGAAAACAAGGCAGCAAGCGGGCGATTACTTTCTAAAGCAAATAGGCTTTTTTAAGAAATTAGTACTCGCAGAAAAGCCCACAGAACCATTAATTGAACCATTAATTCCGGTTTGGGTGAGAAATAGTGAAGCGCTAATCGATACGGTTGTTTATGGCTCGCGAAAATCTTTTTTACGCGAGCAAAGTGATGATGACTCTTTAACGGATGTCGATGATGCCCAGTTAGAAAAATATTATAAAAACTATCTGAGCGGTATGGGAGATAACGAAAAAGCCTTTGTTGCTGCAGTTAGTCGGCTGGGTAATTTTCCGGTTGTTGGTGGTTTAGCAGTGCGCTGGCAAAAAGAAGGTGTTTATATCGATTCCAATTTAACGCTGTTTGATCCATCACTGAAAAAGTCTTTTCAAAGCGCCGTCAATAACATGATTTATTTAGCGCAAGGCATATTTCGCATCGGTATGTTTAAAAGCTGTTTATTCAATGCCCGTACTACCTTGCACATTGAGCGAGAAAACGAACAAGAGCCGTTTATCGCCAATGAGAAAATGACCATTCCTTTTGATGTCAGTGTCGTACCAGAACTTGATGATGAAACTAGGCTTCACTCCTATTTTGAAGACGGTAAAGACCCAGATGAATACTTGCGCCTACCTGATGAAATCATGGCAGAGCTTGCCAAAATGAACCTAATTCATCATACCGGCTGTATTATTTTCGAAGTATTACCAACTCACCTTAAAATTCATAGCTACCTGATGCTACTGAATCATGAAAAACAAGCGGAATTCACTAAACACCTTCATAATATTCTAAAACTGTTACCAAATATTAGTGGCTTAGGCATATCTGGCTTTATGAAGCTACCCTATAAAGATACGCGGTTTTTTGAACATATTAGTCAGTTGCCAGATAAGTTTTATCCAAAAAATCCCAAATTACGCTAG
- a CDS encoding dihydrolipoyllysine-residue acetyltransferase: MSIDFILPDIGEGIVECELVEWLVAEGEKIEEDQPIADVMTDKALVQIPAMHAGVVDKLYYQQGDIAKVHEPLFAMTPVAMTPLDGNTTSADNDSNGVGAMPETHQATSLAKQKTNEGVKGSQLLDAGLNLLESLVSDEVASDEQQIDEPLDSANMIAANEPQSAGISEDFILPDIGEGIVECEIVEWLVAEGDVIEEDQPVADVMTDKALVQIPAICAGTVVKLYYAKGDIAKVHAPLFAIAPSGNVVSHDDDNKKEKDKLPETANENHQAGIQPAITNQKSQKQQSKNQESATFAGKSSAQIASTDIAKNGKKALASPAVRRVARELDINIHQVPGSGKKGRVYKEDVIRFSEAKAEQAHAIPVQTGQPESISSKSTTVGGKRVEAIRGVKAAMAKAMVDSVTSIPHFTYCEELDLTELIALRQQLKTQYAKQDVKLTLMPFFMKAMSMALTEFPLMNTQVNDDCSEITYFEDHNIGMAVDSKVGLLVPNVKQAQTKSILELASDIARLTEQARAGRVSLKDLTGGTISISNIGAIGGTVATPIINKPEVAIVALGKVQKLPRFNENGEVEAREIMQISWSGDHRVIDGGTIARFTNAWKALLENPNQMLVNLR; the protein is encoded by the coding sequence ATGAGCATAGATTTTATTTTACCGGACATTGGCGAAGGCATTGTCGAATGCGAATTAGTGGAATGGTTGGTCGCAGAGGGTGAGAAGATTGAAGAAGATCAACCCATTGCCGATGTGATGACAGATAAAGCTTTAGTGCAAATTCCCGCCATGCATGCTGGCGTGGTCGACAAACTATATTATCAGCAAGGCGATATTGCCAAAGTACATGAGCCTTTGTTTGCAATGACGCCGGTTGCCATGACACCTTTAGATGGTAATACAACAAGTGCTGACAATGATTCAAATGGCGTTGGCGCAATGCCTGAAACTCATCAAGCAACCTCGCTCGCCAAGCAAAAAACAAATGAGGGTGTTAAAGGCTCGCAATTATTGGATGCTGGCTTAAACCTATTAGAGTCTTTGGTTTCTGATGAAGTCGCAAGCGACGAACAGCAGATAGATGAACCGTTAGATTCAGCGAATATGATTGCTGCCAATGAACCGCAATCTGCGGGCATCTCAGAAGACTTTATTTTACCTGATATTGGTGAAGGCATTGTTGAGTGTGAAATTGTTGAATGGTTAGTGGCTGAAGGTGATGTGATTGAGGAAGATCAACCTGTTGCTGATGTGATGACAGATAAGGCACTTGTGCAGATCCCGGCAATTTGTGCTGGCACTGTCGTTAAGCTTTATTATGCCAAAGGTGATATTGCCAAAGTTCATGCGCCACTTTTTGCTATTGCGCCAAGTGGCAATGTTGTTAGCCATGATGATGACAACAAAAAGGAAAAAGATAAGCTACCTGAAACCGCTAACGAAAATCATCAGGCAGGTATTCAGCCAGCAATTACCAATCAAAAAAGTCAAAAACAACAAAGTAAAAACCAAGAGAGTGCCACTTTCGCAGGAAAAAGCTCCGCACAAATTGCCAGTACTGATATTGCGAAAAATGGTAAAAAAGCTCTGGCTAGCCCTGCGGTTAGACGTGTTGCTCGAGAACTAGACATTAATATTCATCAAGTGCCGGGTTCTGGTAAAAAAGGTCGGGTATATAAGGAAGACGTTATTCGTTTTAGCGAGGCAAAAGCGGAGCAGGCGCATGCTATTCCTGTGCAAACTGGTCAGCCAGAATCTATTAGCAGTAAGTCAACTACTGTTGGTGGTAAGCGTGTTGAGGCAATTCGCGGTGTTAAAGCGGCGATGGCGAAAGCCATGGTTGATTCCGTTACTAGCATTCCTCACTTTACCTATTGTGAAGAGCTAGATTTGACAGAGTTAATCGCGCTACGTCAGCAACTAAAAACACAATACGCTAAACAAGATGTCAAACTGACTTTGATGCCATTTTTTATGAAGGCGATGTCTATGGCACTTACTGAGTTTCCACTGATGAATACTCAAGTTAACGATGATTGCAGTGAGATCACCTATTTTGAAGATCACAATATCGGCATGGCAGTAGATTCGAAAGTCGGCTTGTTAGTGCCAAATGTAAAACAAGCACAAACAAAATCTATTTTAGAGTTGGCGTCAGATATTGCTAGGTTAACTGAGCAGGCGCGGGCAGGGCGCGTTAGCCTAAAAGATTTGACCGGCGGAACTATCTCTATTTCCAACATTGGTGCGATAGGTGGCACTGTCGCAACTCCAATTATTAATAAACCAGAAGTCGCAATTGTCGCTTTGGGTAAAGTGCAAAAGTTACCGCGTTTCAATGAAAATGGGGAAGTGGAAGCGCGCGAAATTATGCAAATTAGTTGGTCTGGTGATCACCGCGTAATCGATGGCGGCACGATTGCACGGTTTACTAATGCATGGAAAGCGCTTCTCGAAAATCCAAACCAAATGCTAGTAAATCTTCGCTAG